The following coding sequences lie in one Polyodon spathula isolate WHYD16114869_AA unplaced genomic scaffold, ASM1765450v1 scaffolds_1250, whole genome shotgun sequence genomic window:
- the LOC121309377 gene encoding zinc finger protein 883-like, translated as SQNTVERALESGPGEEHLSEDTDPKHDSSQDTAERALESGPGKEHLSEDTDPKHDSSQDTAERALESGPGKEHLSEDTDLKHDSSQDTAERALQSGPGEEHLSEDTDPKHDSSQDTAERALQSGPGEEHLSEDTDPKHDSSQDTAEHALQSGPGEEHLSEDTDPKHDSSQDTAEHALQSGRGEEHLSELRSLPSDVEGSDLDEADIAGDISELQIVEIKQEPFKDTDINEESPEPCSATSNVAFEVDQDERYTCPQCDVSLIGKEYFESHVKTAHLQHNAETTGKRTGNIPAANQRFQIPLECDSRLRQRDPHKSHKQHLCTVCGKTFKEPGALTNHYRVHTGDAPFLCAVCGKSFNQAVNLKRHQRIHSGERPYQCPDCGRSFSHAKSLTVHQRIHTKESPYHCDSCEKSFKSSGNLKAHQRIHTGETPYHCSQCGKSFNLLQNFKKHQRRHSGATLFHCTDCEKSFKDLGSLKVHQRVHSGETPYRCTVCGKSFRESGVLRKHERIHTGETPYKCAYCERSFRQIGHLNTHQRVHTREAPHQCPDCGKSFRESGDLKKHRRIHTGETPYLCTDCGMRFCQSGHLKRHQLIHTGETPFLCTECGRSFRHSKTLLVHQRTHTQETPYHCTVCEKSFSQGQNLKRHQRVHTGEAPYRCAICGNHYKESRSLVAHRRSHTGETPYPCADCGKSFRHAKTLKVHKRIHTGERPYPCEECDKRYRHAKDLKKHSKSHARQII; from the exons AGCCAGAATACAGTAGAGCGCGCCCTGGAGTCAGGCCCTGGCGAAGAGCATCTCTCTGAAGACACAGACCCGAAGCACGACAGCAGCCAGGATACAGCAGAGCGCGCCCTGGAGTCAGGCCCTGGCAAAGAGCATCTCTCTGAAGACACAGACCCGAAGCACGACAGCAGCCAGGATACAGCAGAGCGCGCCCTGGAGTCAGGCCCTGGCAAAGAGCATCTCTCTGAAGACACAGACCTGAAGCACGACAGCAGCCAGGATACAGCAGAGCGCGCCCTGCAGTCAGGCCCTGGCGAAGAGCATCTCTCTGAAGACACAGACCCGAAGCACGACAGCAGCCAGGATACAGCAGAGCGCGCCCTGCAGTCAGGCCCTGGCGAAGAGCATCTCTCTGAAGACACAGACCCGAAGCACGACAGCAGCCAGGATACAGCAGAGCACGCCCTGCAGTCAGGCCCTGGCGAAGAGCATCTCTCTGAAGACACAGACCCGAAGCACGACAGCAGCCAGGATACAGCAGAGCACGCCCTGCAGTCAGGCCGTGGCGAAGAGCATCTCTCTGAACTCAGATCACTCCCAAGTGATGTAGAGGGCAGTGACCTGGACGAGGCTGACATTGCAGGAGATATCTCTGAACTACAGATCGTCGAAATTAAACAGGAGCCCTTCAAAGACACTGACATCAATGAAGAAAGCCCAGAGCCCTGCTCTGCTACCAGCAATGTAGCGT TTGAAGTGGATCAGGATGAAAGATACACATGTCCTCAGTGTGACGTCTCTCTTATTGGGAAAGAATACTTTGAGAGCCATGTAAAGACTGCACACCTGCAACACAATGCAGAAACCACGGGAAAGCGGACAGGTAACATCCCTGCTGCAAACCAGCGCTTTCAAATCCCTCTGGAATGCGACAGTCGTCTCCGGCAGAGGGATCCCCACAAATCCCACAAACAACacctctgtactgtgtgtgggaAAACATTCAAGGAGCCGGGAGCTCTTACAAACCATTACAGAGTCCATACAGGAGACGCTCCCTTTCTGTGCGCTgtctgtgggaagagcttcaatCAGGCTGTGAACCTTAAAAGACATCAGCGAATCCACAGCGGAGAAAGACCGTACCAGTGCCCTGACTGTGGGAGGAGTTTCAGCCACGCTAAAAgcctcactgtgcaccagcgcattcacactaAAGAGAGCCCCTACCACTGTGACAGCTGTGAGAAAAGCTTTAAGAGTTCAGGAAACCTGAAagcacaccagcgcattcacaccgGGGAGACCCCGTATCACTGCAGTcagtgtgggaagagtttcaatctgttacaaaactttaaaaagcacCAGAGGCGTCACTCGGGAGCGACTCTGTTTCACTGCACAGACTGTGAAAAAAGCTTCAAAGATTTGGGTTCACTGAAGGTTCACCAGCGTGTGCACTCAGGAGAGACCCCCTACAGGTGCACAgtctgtgggaagagtttcagagagTCAGGGGTCCTGAGAAAACATGAGCGAATCCACACTGGCGAGACCCCCTATAAGTGTGCGTATTGTGAGAGGAGTTTCAGACAGATCGGACACCTGAATACACACCAGCGGGTTCACACAAGAGAGGCCCCGCATCAGTGCCCTGActgcgggaagagtttcagagAGTCCGGAGACCTGAAGAAACACAGGAGGATCCACACTGGAGAGACCCCCTATCTCTGCACTGACTGTGGGATGAGATTCTGCCAGTCAGGACACCTCAAGAGACACCAGCTCATTCACACGGGAGAGACCCCGTTCCTGTGCACTGAGTGTGGGAGGAGTTTCAGACACTCTAAGACTCTGCTAGTTCACCAGCGCACCCACACACAGGAGACCCcgtatcactgcactgtgtgtgagAAGAGCTTCAGTCAGGGGCAGAACCTCAAGAGACACCAGCGGGTTCACACAGGCGAGGCCCCCTATCGCTGTGCTATCTGTGGGAACCACTACAAGGAGTCTCGATCGCTTGTGGCACACCGTCGAAGCCACACAGGAGAGACTCCTTATCCATGTgctgattgtgggaagagtttcagacacGCCAAGACTCTCAAAGTACACAagagaattcacactggagagagacCGTATCCCTGTGAGGAATGTGATAAGAGATACAGGCATGCGAAAGATCTGAAGAAACACAGTAAAAGCCACGCCAGGCAGATCATATGA